The DNA sequence cttTTTGATCATTGTTACCTCTTAAACGGTATATCTTCATTCACAGCCCCTAAGAAATCACGTTTCTATGATTTGTGTgtatttatgaataaattttgaaatggcATAAATGTTGCTCATTTATAATTTGATGggaaatataaacaaataataaaaatgaatttatgtcTTATATATTAtgctgaaaaagaaaataaatacattacTAATGTAAAAAGATTTAACCtatgaaaattaagaaatatttattttcaaaggaattataaaattatactaatcttccaaaaatttataaaaaacgcGGTTAATGCTAAAAGATAAACACAACTATAACATAACCTTAAgttacaaacaaaatttaagatGTAAAGCTGATCATTTTGAAATTACCTtgattcttaaaattattttcgttttttattaTCTCTTCATTTCTGAAAATTAACATCAAGCGTACcaagattataattaaaatgaagCACAATGGTATGTGTAGAAGAAATCAATAAGCATTAGAACCTCATCACTCGTTTTACCCTATACCTCATTTAGACATAtaataaatggataaaaaagCACAAtagtaaaatttcaaataagaaaGACAAAAGAGCGTATTTAACTAACGACCCGCACCTCTATAAATTTCTACTTGCACCccatatgaaattaatttatttttactttttcaaattctataatttgaaagttaaaaatgacttttatattatctactctaacaattaaaaaaaattaaaaaaaattgaagagggttaaagaaaaaaaaagaaagcttcgaaattatataatttgaaattaaaataatactcaGATTGTATAAATCAAAAGTCAAATGactttgaaattgaaattgtacaatttaaaaGTTCTTTCAAGAAAATAATAGCTTACAGAATGTATATTTggaagtattttttattttcaaattacacaattcgaaaaaatcaaaaatacTTTCAGATTATAGCGTctgaaatttcttttttattttcaaattatataatcgAAAGTctttttgtaaagaaaaaaaaatgactttggGATTGTACATATCGAAAGCCAACATTTCTTCGAAAGAcaacttttaaataatacaaataaacaaaaatagattttttatttgttttttgtatatttcaAATAAGCTCATCCTACGTCACTGCCAATGccataacataatttttttgtattggGTGCATGGGAAATTTatagaggtgcaggaagaatCTGCCAGTAATGAGTTATCATGACCCAATCCAATTGTGTAGGTGGGCCCAGCTACACATCCAGATTAACAAATTCACAGCAagaacataagaaaaaaaaatgaacatgaACACAGAGTTAAACAAAGAAACTTTggagtgaaagaaaaatattaaaaatgatgtcAGGACATTACACCTCCATTGAAAATCAAAAGGTTTCAGGATCGGTACCTGTAAGttaccatcatcatcatcatcatcaaatatTCTTGTAATTCAATtcatcttccattttttttttatcatcacaattcatttttaatttcatgCAGGCCGTTACAGATCCCCCATCCTTCAAATTTTCAGGTTCATTCATTACGAAATCcactttcattttcatcttttgtcACTTATAAAATGTTGCCCTTGccattgaataaataaaatcattaaattacCTTACACGAACCTTAAACAAAGAAATAATGGATATATAACGTAAATTTTTCAGTGTCACGCAttgattttatagtttttagtttgtaagatatttttgtattgatgGATGCAGATCCAAATCTTCAAACATTTCCTCCTTCTGCAGCACAGGGCAACATTGGTGGCAGTGGTGGCTCAAGGCCTCCACCTATTGTTgatggtatttttatttatttattttctgtatAACTGTGTTGCAATTTATCACTTGCATTGTAACGAGAGttgtataattgttttttattttcgttaTACAGATACATTTTCAAAACCAGTATCTGGGTCTGATGAATCCCAGCAACTTAGTTGGTTTCAGGTTTTTTCACTGTCCACTTACAAACCATACTTTGATATTGACACTATAGATGTTCTCGATCGAATTAAAGATTCACTCTATCCATTCAATGGggcttttaaagaaaaaacttcTTCCAATCCTGATTTGTAAGTTTACTTTATTCTCTCTAATTGTTTCTTTAGTTACCAAATTACAGATCACTGGTTAGTAACCAACTTCACAGTTCTTTCATTAGTTACTCTTTTCTTAAGAATGAAAACCTAGGTTATGATAAGAACTTTTAGTACTCAGCAACTTTTAGTACTCAGCTTCAACTAATATTAGATCCactttttatattgaaatagGATAAGACACTGTCAATCAATTTCATGTTCTCCAAACTGTAGAGGAAGAACAATATATAGTTATTAGATGAAATGGAATGCATTCAATTTCACTTAATTGTGTTACTTTTGCTTCATTTCTTATGTTATTTCACAGTAGTGTTTGTTGCTGCTTGATAGAACTTGGTAGAACaagtacttttttttatccatagaaggtattatgttatttatatatgaGGAAACACACAATTTGAATTTCACCAGAAATGTGGAACAGGTATGGACCATTCTGGATTTGCACCACCTTAATATTTGTAGCGGCTTCTATTGGCACATTTGTGACATACATAGCTCACAAATTGAAGCATCAGGAATGGAACTATGACATAAATGTGGTGACTTGGTCTGCAGGCTTGTTTTATGGTTATGCCATTTTTGTTCCTCTTTGTTTGTATCTAATCCTCAAATACTTCTCTGTACCTTCTGGCCTTGTCCAACTACTTTGTCTTTATGGATATTCCCTGTTTGTCTTTATCCCAGCACTGGTAAGTGACTGCTATTCAAAATTTACCTCTctcaagaaaaatatgaaatttgatattttttctttgcatCTTCCAAACCCTTTTGTTTGGTGCAGTGTTTGTCTGTTGTGCCATGGGAGATATTCAGATGGGTGATTGCTGGGGTGGCTGGGTTCATGTCTGCAACTTTTGTAGCACTTAACCTTCGGGCACATATTATGTCAGCTGGAGAACGATGGGTTTTGATTGTTGCTGGCATTTTTCTATTACAGTTGGCTCT is a window from the Vigna unguiculata cultivar IT97K-499-35 chromosome 7, ASM411807v1, whole genome shotgun sequence genome containing:
- the LOC114189562 gene encoding protein YIPF1 homolog; its protein translation is MMSGHYTSIENQKVSGSVPAVTDPPSFKFSDPNLQTFPPSAAQGNIGGSGGSRPPPIVDDTFSKPVSGSDESQQLSWFQVFSLSTYKPYFDIDTIDVLDRIKDSLYPFNGAFKEKTSSNPDLYGPFWICTTLIFVAASIGTFVTYIAHKLKHQEWNYDINVVTWSAGLFYGYAIFVPLCLYLILKYFSVPSGLVQLLCLYGYSLFVFIPALCLSVVPWEIFRWVIAGVAGFMSATFVALNLRAHIMSAGERWVLIVAGIFLLQLALSVALKIYLFKITV